The segment GTGTCTGCATCAGGCGGAGCAAGCGGGGTGCCACGCGCGCACCGCGCATGCCATGCGCCGCATCGGGCCGCGGATCGTACATCTTCGAGCACCCGCGCCCGGGCGTGCGCGACGCTCCTCGTCACGACGCGCGACGCCCTCGTTACCGAAATGACGCCGCATCACTCCATCACCGCGCCGAGCTGGAAGATCGGCAGGTACATCGAGATCACCAGGCCGCCGATCACGACGCCGAGGAAGAGGATGACCGCCGGCTCGAGCAGGGACATGAGGTTCGCCACCGTGTTGTCCACCTCGTCCTCATAGAAGTCCGCGATCTTCTGCAGCATGCTGTCGAGGGCGCCGGTCGTCTCCCCGACGGCGATCATCTGGCAGACCATGGGCGGGAATACCTTGCTCTCGGTGAGCGGCTCGGCGATCGTGCGGCCGCTCGAGATGCTGGTGCGCGCCGTGAAGATCGCCTTCTCGACCACCTTGTTGCCCGCCGTGCGGGCGGTGATGTTGAGGGCGTCGAGAATCGGGACTCCTGACGAGATGAGCGTGCCGAGCGTCCGGGTGAAGCGGGCGACTGCCGACTTCCGGATGAGCGCCCCGAAGACCGGCACCTTGAGCATCGTGCGGTCGATCGCGAAGCGGCCCTTCTCGGTGCGATAGGCCGAGCGGATCACGACGGTGGCGATGATCGGCGCGGCGATGAGGTACCAGATGTGCGCGATCGTGAATTCAGAGAGGGCCATGACGAACTCGGTGGGCGCCGGAAGCCGGTGTCCGAAGCTCTTGAAGACGTCCGCGAAGACCGGGATCACCCAGATGAGGAGGATCGTCGTGACCAGGATCGCCGCCGCCACGATGCACGACGGGTAGATCATGGCGCCCTTGATCTTGCTCTTCAGCTTGGCGGCCTTCTCGAGGTAGTTCGCCAGACGAACGAGGATCGTGTCGAGGATGCCGCCGATCTCGCCGGCCTGGACCAGGCTCGTGAAGAGGTCGCTGAAGACCTTCGGGTGCTTGCGGATCGAGTCCGCGAGCGTCGTGCCGGCCTCGACGTCGTCCTTCACCTGCCCGAGGACCTTGCGGAACGCCTTCGAGTCCGTCTGTGCGGCGAGGATGTGCAGGCACTGCATGATCGGCAGCCCGGCGTCGATCATGGTGGCGAACTGGCGCGTGAAGATGACGATGTCCCGGGTCTTCACCTCGGAGCCGATCGCCGGCATGCGGATCTCGAAGTCGAGACCCTTGCCCTTCTCCTTGATGCGCGCCGTGTTCGGCTGGATGCGCTGCGTCCGGAGACGGATGATGACGGCCTCGCGGCTCGTCGCCTCCATCTCGCCTTTGAGCGTCTCGCCCTTGGGCGAGACCCCTTGCCAGTGATAGACCGCCATCGTCCCTCC is part of the Deltaproteobacteria bacterium genome and harbors:
- a CDS encoding type II secretion system F family protein yields the protein MAVYHWQGVSPKGETLKGEMEATSREAVIIRLRTQRIQPNTARIKEKGKGLDFEIRMPAIGSEVKTRDIVIFTRQFATMIDAGLPIMQCLHILAAQTDSKAFRKVLGQVKDDVEAGTTLADSIRKHPKVFSDLFTSLVQAGEIGGILDTILVRLANYLEKAAKLKSKIKGAMIYPSCIVAAAILVTTILLIWVIPVFADVFKSFGHRLPAPTEFVMALSEFTIAHIWYLIAAPIIATVVIRSAYRTEKGRFAIDRTMLKVPVFGALIRKSAVARFTRTLGTLISSGVPILDALNITARTAGNKVVEKAIFTARTSISSGRTIAEPLTESKVFPPMVCQMIAVGETTGALDSMLQKIADFYEDEVDNTVANLMSLLEPAVILFLGVVIGGLVISMYLPIFQLGAVME